From one Prochlorococcus marinus XMU1404 genomic stretch:
- a CDS encoding phosphatidate cytidylyltransferase — translation MRLRSGLLIGIFGLIVVLLGGWFFTFATALLTYLALLEFFRMAEFKGIKPATKTTLFSSFVIIISTYLETIGLIEGEISNSILPICSVALCTWLLLQPKPGTISDIAASIFGLFYLGFLPSYWIKLRGLESVIISSNQGFISFENLSNTSGLHLTLTSCFLIVASDIGSYFVGKSFGKKSLSPISPSKTIEGLIGGISCSILLAIFFAFLLNWEYPLLVGILYGVLISLMALVGDLIESMMKRDAKIKDSGTFLPGHGGILDRIDSYIFTPSVLYYIFIILKYLN, via the coding sequence ATGAGATTGAGAAGCGGATTACTTATAGGAATATTTGGTTTAATTGTTGTTTTGTTAGGGGGATGGTTTTTTACATTTGCAACAGCATTGCTCACTTATTTAGCATTATTAGAATTTTTCAGGATGGCTGAATTTAAAGGAATAAAACCAGCCACTAAAACCACATTATTTTCATCTTTCGTTATTATAATTTCTACTTATCTTGAAACCATAGGTTTGATTGAAGGAGAAATATCAAATTCAATTTTGCCCATCTGTTCAGTTGCATTATGCACTTGGTTACTTTTGCAACCAAAGCCTGGAACAATTTCAGATATTGCAGCTTCTATTTTTGGTTTATTCTATTTAGGTTTTTTACCTAGTTACTGGATTAAATTAAGGGGATTAGAGTCAGTGATAATAAGTTCAAATCAAGGTTTTATTTCGTTTGAAAACTTATCTAATACTTCAGGTCTTCATTTAACTTTAACCTCTTGTTTTTTAATTGTAGCTAGTGATATTGGATCTTATTTCGTTGGCAAGTCATTTGGTAAAAAATCTCTTTCTCCAATATCCCCGAGCAAAACAATAGAAGGTTTAATTGGAGGAATATCCTGTTCAATTTTATTAGCAATATTTTTCGCATTTTTACTTAATTGGGAATATCCATTATTAGTTGGAATTTTATATGGAGTATTAATTTCTCTTATGGCATTAGTTGGAGATTTAATTGAATCAATGATGAAAAGAGATGCGAAAATTAAAGATTCGGGAACTTTTTTACCAGGTCATGGAGGCATTCTTGACAGAATTGATAGCTACATTTTTACTCCATCTGTTTTGTATTACATCTTCATAATTCTCAAGTATCTAAATTAA
- a CDS encoding alpha/beta fold hydrolase: MNKTHFEQLSDLNVDFFDSAKNSLLDPLGLYLANDVQWIKLNENWNSLKFPVVMGGKGQPILLLHGFDSSFLEFRRIYQSLKRNFQVIIPDLLGFGFSPRCATNEYNPSKIISYLIDLLKTLQITKNLKIIGASMGGSTALKLSFEIPDSVDKIILLSPAGLFGEPKSIPFPLNQIGASFLGLQQVRKSLCRQAFAFPDECVGEMEEQIASIHLGCKGWRNSLASFAKSGGFAGTQKYIQNIPIKAVCGENDRILGKKEIKNIRNIDKLNFIGLQNCGHLPHVDFPSLSSKIIQDYFLE; the protein is encoded by the coding sequence TTGAATAAAACACATTTCGAACAACTTAGTGATTTAAATGTTGATTTTTTTGATAGTGCCAAAAATTCTTTATTAGACCCTTTAGGTCTTTATTTGGCAAACGATGTTCAGTGGATCAAACTAAATGAGAACTGGAACTCTTTGAAATTCCCTGTAGTTATGGGAGGAAAAGGTCAACCTATACTTCTCCTTCATGGCTTTGACAGTAGTTTTTTAGAGTTTAGAAGAATATATCAATCATTAAAAAGAAATTTCCAAGTTATAATCCCTGATCTATTAGGGTTTGGTTTTAGTCCTAGGTGTGCAACAAATGAATACAATCCCTCTAAAATTATTTCATATTTAATTGATCTTCTTAAAACCTTACAAATAACAAAGAATCTAAAAATTATTGGTGCTTCTATGGGAGGCTCAACAGCTTTAAAACTTTCTTTTGAGATCCCTGATTCTGTTGATAAAATTATCCTTTTATCTCCCGCCGGATTGTTTGGAGAACCTAAGAGTATACCTTTCCCTCTTAATCAAATAGGAGCATCATTTCTAGGATTGCAGCAGGTCAGAAAAAGTCTTTGTAGGCAAGCATTTGCTTTTCCGGATGAATGTGTTGGTGAAATGGAAGAGCAAATTGCTTCAATTCATTTAGGTTGTAAAGGATGGAGGAATTCACTTGCATCATTTGCAAAAAGTGGAGGGTTCGCTGGAACACAGAAATATATTCAAAACATCCCAATCAAAGCAGTATGTGGAGAAAATGATCGCATTCTTGGAAAAAAAGAGATTAAAAATATAAGAAATATTGATAAATTAAATTTTATAGGGTTGCAAAATTGTGGTCATCTACCTCATGTAGATTTCCCATCATTATCTAGCAAAATTATTCAAGATTATTTTTTGGAATAA
- a CDS encoding iron-containing alcohol dehydrogenase, with protein MQSISPEIIYRGNDAWEKALPQIIKLTKSPLVLGKSICTNYLRSKIFRDLKNQNLNVNSANLQFDCCDEDISKVKKIILNNNHDSVIAAGGGKVLDCGKYIAECLEIPCITVPLSASTCAGWTALSNIYSKNGQFIKDVALRSCPKVLVYDHRFIQTAPPRTLASGIADALAKWYESSITSSTIDDGLVQQAIQISRVLRDQLLIEGDKAFKSQSENNPSWRNTVEACGLTAGLVGGIGGEKCRTAAAHAIHNAITQIITPKKFLHGEIVGVGLLLQLRLEEMKNNNKLADQSIKQLLSLMKALNLPTTIAQLGINVFENNNLEKIADFTCRDNSEIHFLPFEIHKQDIVDVIVNFEQQKIKI; from the coding sequence ATGCAATCAATCTCTCCAGAAATTATTTATAGGGGGAATGATGCTTGGGAAAAAGCTTTACCTCAAATTATTAAGTTAACTAAGAGCCCCTTAGTTTTAGGTAAAAGCATTTGTACCAACTATCTAAGAAGTAAAATTTTTAGAGATTTAAAAAATCAAAACCTTAATGTTAATTCTGCTAATTTACAATTTGATTGTTGTGATGAAGATATTTCAAAAGTTAAGAAAATCATCTTAAATAATAATCACGATTCTGTTATTGCAGCTGGAGGGGGTAAAGTTCTTGATTGTGGCAAATATATAGCAGAGTGTCTCGAAATCCCTTGTATTACAGTTCCTCTTAGTGCCTCTACATGCGCAGGTTGGACAGCTTTATCAAATATTTATTCAAAAAATGGCCAATTTATAAAGGACGTTGCATTAAGATCTTGTCCAAAAGTTCTAGTATACGATCATAGATTTATTCAAACGGCCCCACCAAGAACACTTGCTAGTGGAATAGCAGATGCCTTGGCAAAATGGTATGAATCTTCAATAACAAGTTCAACAATAGATGATGGCCTTGTTCAGCAAGCTATTCAGATATCAAGAGTTTTAAGAGATCAACTATTAATAGAAGGAGATAAGGCATTTAAGAGTCAATCTGAAAATAATCCTTCTTGGCGAAATACTGTAGAAGCTTGTGGCCTTACAGCAGGATTAGTAGGTGGTATTGGGGGAGAAAAGTGTAGGACTGCAGCAGCACATGCTATTCACAATGCAATTACTCAGATAATTACCCCGAAAAAATTCTTACATGGTGAGATTGTTGGGGTTGGATTATTATTGCAATTAAGACTAGAAGAAATGAAAAATAATAATAAATTAGCTGATCAATCAATTAAACAATTGTTGTCACTTATGAAAGCTTTGAATTTGCCAACTACTATTGCACAACTTGGAATAAATGTTTTCGAAAATAATAATTTGGAGAAAATTGCTGATTTTACTTGTCGAGATAATTCTGAGATTCACTTTTTGCCTTTTGAAATTCACAAACAGGATATCGTAGACGTCATTGTAAATTTTGAACAACAAAAAATTAAAATATAA
- a CDS encoding ATP-dependent Clp protease ATP-binding subunit has protein sequence MFERFTEKAIKVIMLAQEEARRLGHNFVGTEQILLGLIGEGTGVAAKVLKSLGVNLKDSRIEVEKIIGRGSGFVAVEIPFTPRAKRVLELSLEEARQLGHNYIGTEHLLLGLIREGEGVAARVLENLSIDLTKVRTQVIRMLGETAEVGSGANPNKGNLKTATLDEFGTNLTKLASESKLDPVVGRHEEIDRVVQILGRRTKNNPVLIGEPGVGKTAIAEGLAQRIQTGDIPDILEDKRVLTLDIGLLVAGTKYRGEFEERLKKIMEEIKSAGNVILVIDEVHTLIGAGAAEGAIDAANILKPALARGELQCIGATTLDEYRKHIERDAALERRFQPVMVGEPSIEDTIEILKGLRERYEQHHRLKITDDALEAAAHLGDRYISDRFLPDKAIDLIDEAGSRVRLMNSKLPPEAKQIDKELRQIQKQKEESVRDQNFDQAGLLREKEMELSSKIKEVLDNRKESTAEDQPDIDTNSVKNDSKLLQNPLVCEEDVAHIVASWTGVPVQKLTETESVKLLNMEETLHQRLIGQDEAVKAVSRAIRRARVGLKNPNRPIASFIFSGPTGVGKTELTKSLASYFFGSEEAMIRLDMSEFMERHTVSKLIGSPPGYVGFNEGGQLTEAVRRRPYTVVLFDEVEKAHPDVFNLLLQLLEDGRLTDSKGRTVDFKNTLLIMTSNIGSKVIEKGGGGLGFEFSGDSVEDSQYNRIKSLVNEELKQYFRPEFLNRLDEIIVFRQLTKNEVKEIAEIMLKEVFARLQDKGIKLNVTDAFKERLVEEGYNPAYGARPLRRAVMRLLEDSLAEEVLSGRIKDGDKALVDVDDNKKVTINISSEESPQELASANY, from the coding sequence ATGTTTGAAAGATTCACAGAAAAGGCAATCAAAGTCATAATGCTAGCCCAAGAGGAAGCTAGAAGACTGGGTCATAATTTTGTTGGGACAGAACAAATTCTATTAGGATTAATTGGTGAAGGAACTGGTGTCGCAGCTAAAGTCCTTAAATCCTTAGGAGTAAATTTAAAAGATTCTAGAATTGAAGTTGAAAAGATAATTGGTAGAGGTTCAGGATTTGTAGCAGTAGAGATACCTTTCACTCCAAGAGCTAAAAGAGTTTTAGAGTTGTCTCTTGAAGAAGCTCGCCAATTAGGACATAACTATATAGGTACTGAACATTTATTGTTGGGTCTAATACGAGAGGGAGAAGGAGTAGCTGCAAGAGTTCTTGAAAATCTAAGTATTGACCTCACCAAAGTAAGAACGCAGGTTATAAGAATGTTAGGTGAAACAGCTGAAGTTGGCAGTGGTGCAAATCCAAACAAGGGTAATTTGAAAACTGCTACTCTTGATGAATTTGGAACTAATCTAACAAAGCTTGCAAGTGAGTCTAAACTTGATCCAGTTGTTGGTCGCCATGAAGAAATAGATCGCGTAGTTCAAATATTAGGAAGGAGGACAAAAAATAATCCTGTTCTTATTGGTGAACCTGGTGTAGGTAAAACAGCTATTGCAGAAGGCTTAGCTCAAAGAATACAGACTGGAGACATCCCAGACATACTTGAAGATAAAAGAGTTTTAACTTTGGACATAGGACTTTTGGTCGCTGGAACAAAATATAGAGGTGAATTTGAAGAAAGATTAAAAAAAATTATGGAGGAAATTAAATCTGCAGGTAACGTAATACTAGTTATAGATGAAGTACATACTTTAATTGGCGCCGGAGCTGCTGAAGGTGCTATAGACGCAGCAAACATTCTCAAACCAGCATTAGCCAGAGGAGAACTTCAATGTATCGGAGCAACGACTCTCGATGAATACAGAAAACATATTGAAAGAGACGCTGCCCTAGAAAGAAGATTCCAACCTGTAATGGTAGGGGAGCCATCTATTGAAGATACAATCGAAATCTTAAAAGGCCTTAGAGAACGTTATGAACAACATCACCGCCTAAAAATTACTGATGACGCACTTGAGGCTGCAGCTCATTTAGGTGATCGTTATATATCTGATAGATTCTTACCAGATAAGGCCATAGATCTTATTGATGAAGCAGGAAGTAGAGTTCGCTTAATGAATTCTAAACTTCCTCCTGAAGCTAAACAAATTGATAAAGAATTAAGACAAATCCAAAAACAGAAGGAGGAATCTGTAAGAGATCAAAATTTTGATCAAGCAGGTTTATTAAGAGAAAAAGAGATGGAATTGTCCTCAAAAATAAAGGAGGTTCTAGATAATAGAAAAGAATCTACAGCTGAAGATCAACCTGATATTGATACTAACTCTGTTAAAAATGATTCAAAACTTTTACAAAACCCTTTGGTTTGTGAAGAGGACGTAGCACATATTGTTGCCTCTTGGACTGGCGTACCTGTTCAAAAGTTAACAGAAACTGAATCAGTCAAGCTCCTTAATATGGAAGAAACTCTTCACCAAAGACTTATAGGACAAGACGAAGCTGTAAAGGCTGTTTCTAGAGCTATTAGAAGAGCAAGAGTTGGATTAAAAAATCCAAATAGGCCAATAGCAAGTTTTATTTTTTCAGGCCCTACTGGTGTTGGTAAAACTGAATTAACTAAATCACTCGCATCATATTTTTTCGGTAGCGAAGAAGCCATGATTAGATTAGATATGTCAGAATTTATGGAAAGACATACAGTAAGTAAACTTATAGGTTCTCCTCCTGGGTATGTTGGTTTTAATGAAGGAGGCCAGCTTACAGAGGCGGTTAGAAGACGTCCATATACAGTCGTTTTATTTGATGAAGTTGAAAAGGCTCATCCAGATGTATTCAATTTGTTATTGCAACTTCTTGAGGACGGTAGATTAACTGACTCCAAAGGTAGAACCGTTGATTTTAAAAATACTTTGCTGATAATGACTTCCAATATTGGTTCTAAGGTGATTGAGAAAGGTGGAGGCGGCTTAGGATTTGAATTTTCTGGTGATTCTGTTGAAGATAGTCAGTACAATAGAATCAAATCTTTAGTTAATGAAGAACTAAAACAATACTTTAGACCTGAATTTTTAAATAGACTTGATGAAATAATTGTGTTCAGGCAACTAACTAAGAATGAGGTTAAAGAAATTGCAGAAATTATGTTGAAAGAAGTGTTTGCACGATTGCAAGATAAAGGTATCAAATTAAATGTTACGGATGCTTTCAAAGAGAGACTTGTTGAAGAAGGTTATAATCCTGCATATGGGGCAAGACCCCTTAGAAGAGCTGTAATGCGTTTATTAGAAGATAGTTTGGCGGAGGAGGTTCTATCGGGAAGAATAAAAGATGGAGATAAGGCTCTAGTGGATGTGGATGATAATAAAAAAGTTACTATTAATATTTCTTCTGAAGAATCTCCTCAGGAATTAGCAAGTGCTAATTATTAG
- the rimI gene encoding ribosomal protein S18-alanine N-acetyltransferase yields the protein MISIKQIYEKDIDLCCELDSNTISLWSKEQWVNEFKKDGVKVFGLALENLIIGICVLQVVLDEAQINYFAVNKKFRNKGLGTSLMNYLIKLCEELNINRLLLEVSKKNITAERFYNRFDFFTVGVRRNYYKDGSDALLKEKKLTTK from the coding sequence ATGATATCCATTAAACAAATATATGAGAAAGACATTGATTTATGTTGTGAATTAGATTCAAATACGATTTCGTTATGGAGTAAAGAGCAGTGGGTCAACGAATTCAAAAAAGATGGCGTAAAAGTTTTTGGGTTAGCACTTGAAAATTTAATAATTGGAATATGTGTTCTTCAAGTAGTACTTGATGAGGCTCAAATAAATTATTTTGCAGTTAATAAGAAATTTAGGAATAAAGGTTTGGGTACTTCTTTAATGAACTATTTAATAAAATTATGTGAAGAATTAAATATAAATAGATTACTATTGGAAGTCTCTAAGAAAAATATTACTGCTGAAAGATTTTATAATCGCTTTGATTTTTTTACTGTTGGAGTAAGAAGAAATTATTATAAAGATGGTTCAGATGCACTTTTAAAAGAAAAAAAATTAACAACAAAATAA
- the lysA gene encoding diaminopimelate decarboxylase, with protein MEEKESFLKQKIDVKSPNRNIIPITTSFGSDGKLSVGGCSIEELVKQYDSPLYILDEITLRNSCRAYKNALEKYYPGESLPIYASKANSSIFMSNLVASEGLGLDAVSEGELLTALKGGVPNEKIVFHGNNKSDKEIEFAVKNNIKVIVDNDYDLERLEELSNSFNHDIEIMIRFTPGIECHTHEYIRTGSFDSKFGFGIEYLSILFAKISNSKHLKLTGLHAHIGSQIFELDPHKDLGEIMVNVIIDAKKFGHDIKKLNVGGGLGIKYTENDDPPSIDEWVKTISTSVVKACKKNNLDLPTLMCEPGRSIVSTAGITIYKIGAFKEIPGIRTYLSVDGGMSDNPRPITYQSNYSACLVHNPFNLNSKNKYTIAGKHCESGDVLFKEIELADCKTGDLICVFGTGAYNNSMSSNYNRIPRPAALLVSEGEAEIIQKRESSFDLLKYDVLPDRFIKQN; from the coding sequence ATGGAAGAAAAAGAATCCTTTTTAAAACAAAAGATTGACGTCAAAAGTCCTAATAGAAATATAATACCGATAACTACATCCTTTGGAAGTGATGGTAAATTATCAGTTGGTGGATGTTCTATTGAAGAATTAGTTAAACAATATGATTCGCCTCTTTATATTTTAGACGAGATCACATTAAGAAATTCTTGTAGAGCTTATAAAAATGCGCTTGAAAAATATTATCCTGGAGAATCGTTACCAATATATGCATCAAAAGCAAATAGTTCTATATTTATGAGTAACCTTGTTGCCTCGGAAGGTTTAGGACTTGATGCGGTTTCGGAAGGTGAACTATTAACTGCTCTTAAAGGTGGAGTCCCAAATGAGAAAATTGTTTTTCACGGAAATAATAAATCAGACAAAGAAATTGAGTTTGCAGTCAAAAACAACATTAAAGTTATTGTAGATAATGATTATGACTTAGAAAGGTTGGAGGAACTTTCAAATTCATTTAATCATGACATAGAAATCATGATTCGCTTTACTCCAGGGATAGAATGCCATACACATGAATACATAAGAACAGGATCATTTGATAGCAAGTTCGGTTTCGGGATTGAATATTTAAGTATTTTATTTGCCAAAATCAGTAATTCCAAACACTTAAAATTAACGGGATTACATGCTCATATTGGTTCGCAAATTTTTGAACTAGACCCTCACAAAGATCTAGGAGAAATAATGGTGAATGTTATAATTGATGCCAAAAAATTTGGCCACGATATTAAAAAATTGAATGTTGGTGGGGGGCTAGGTATTAAATATACAGAAAATGATGATCCACCTTCAATTGATGAATGGGTAAAAACAATTTCCACTTCAGTTGTTAAAGCTTGCAAAAAAAATAATTTAGATTTACCTACATTAATGTGCGAACCTGGACGGTCTATTGTATCTACAGCGGGAATAACAATTTATAAAATTGGGGCGTTTAAAGAAATTCCTGGGATCAGAACATATTTATCTGTTGATGGCGGGATGAGTGACAATCCAAGACCAATAACATATCAATCAAATTATTCTGCATGTTTGGTACATAATCCGTTTAATTTAAATTCAAAAAATAAATATACTATTGCTGGTAAGCACTGCGAATCAGGAGATGTATTATTTAAGGAGATAGAACTAGCAGATTGCAAAACAGGAGATTTAATATGTGTTTTTGGTACAGGGGCATACAATAACTCGATGAGTTCGAACTACAACAGAATTCCAAGGCCGGCTGCTCTCTTAGTTTCTGAAGGTGAAGCAGAGATTATTCAAAAAAGAGAAAGTTCATTTGACCTTTTAAAATATGATGTTTTACCTGATCGCTTTATTAAACAAAATTAG
- the cdaA gene encoding diadenylate cyclase CdaA, translating into MNFWGIINLKLLLDVLFAIGFGLLLFSRVKEQRTLWLLRGYLFLVSSAWFIQRYAYLPLTSKLIDAVVLACSLSLAILWQGELRRLMELLGTGRLAVILGNPPKEFRATSTTITQLVDTAGKLSQNRRGALIVVDIGSDLRPEDFLYSGTNIEAQLSTELLINLFATDTPLHDGAVLVKGNKIISAGVILPLSRQGISRYGTRHLAALGITERFDRCICIVVSEETGTLSLANQGKLERPITSSRLQELLVNLIGNQSSMGTSKSPLSKNAISQKTNSSDIISSDINEKETNKSESFTNIKE; encoded by the coding sequence GTGAATTTTTGGGGGATTATAAATTTAAAACTTTTATTAGATGTCTTATTTGCTATTGGTTTCGGACTTTTATTATTTTCTAGAGTAAAAGAACAGAGGACATTATGGCTTTTAAGAGGATATTTGTTTTTAGTATCATCAGCATGGTTTATTCAAAGATATGCATATCTCCCGTTAACATCAAAATTAATTGATGCTGTAGTCCTAGCTTGCTCTCTATCCTTAGCGATCCTTTGGCAAGGAGAGCTAAGAAGACTAATGGAATTATTAGGTACTGGTAGGCTAGCTGTAATTCTCGGAAATCCGCCAAAGGAATTTAGAGCAACTTCAACTACTATTACGCAGTTAGTTGATACTGCAGGTAAACTCTCCCAAAACAGGAGAGGAGCACTAATAGTGGTCGATATAGGAAGTGATTTAAGGCCTGAGGACTTTTTATATTCAGGAACAAATATTGAAGCACAATTGTCGACTGAACTTTTAATAAATCTTTTTGCAACAGATACACCGTTACATGATGGAGCTGTTCTTGTTAAAGGCAACAAAATAATATCTGCTGGAGTAATACTTCCTCTCTCGAGGCAAGGAATTAGCAGATACGGTACAAGGCATTTAGCTGCATTAGGAATTACAGAAAGATTTGATAGGTGTATTTGTATCGTTGTTTCTGAGGAGACAGGCACTTTATCATTAGCAAACCAAGGAAAACTTGAAAGACCAATTACAAGCAGTAGATTACAAGAACTTCTAGTTAATTTGATAGGAAATCAAAGCTCTATGGGAACAAGTAAATCACCTTTAAGTAAAAATGCCATATCCCAAAAGACAAACTCGAGTGATATTATTAGCAGTGATATTAATGAAAAAGAGACCAATAAATCTGAAAGTTTTACAAACATAAAGGAATAA